Genomic segment of bacterium:
ATATTTATTGCCCTGATTATATCTGACGAGATTAAAAAAAGAAATAGACGATAAATATACTGTGGAAGAGATTCTATTGATTATGAGGAATCTAAAGTGCAAAGTATACGAGAATGAGCTTGTTATTCAAGAATTAACAAAGCAACAGAAAGAAATTATAGAAATACTAAAAATCATAGTGTCTAAGGTAGTGGGAATTTAGGAATTTGCGTTACAAAGCACTAGATCTAGAAAAACATCGGCAACAACGGTATGAATAAAAGAAAAAATTTTGACTTAAAGTATAATCGTTGATATAATTTTTTAATCTTAAAAGGAGATTATTTAAATGGAGCTTGAAGGATTATCTTGTCCATATTGTGGAGGAGAGCTTAAGATAATAGAGATAGAATGGGCGGATGGCATAGTTAAATGCTCCTGCTCACAATGGCCATTTCTTTCAAACATCCTTATTTTAAAAAAAGGCGATGAAACAACCAAAGCGATTGAGTATATAAAAAAGGGAAAGCCAGATAAGGCAGCATTTCTCTTTTTGATGAAGGAAAGCAAAAGTCTATTTTTTGCCTGGGCAGCCTTACATAGAATGAGCTTCTTTACAACAATGGGTCTTTGGGGCTACAGATTCTGGACAGAATATACAAGATATAGGTTTTCGTCTCCAACATTTTTATCCTTTATTCCCCTTACCTTTATTATTAAGGATATGCAGGGTGAAATTTTGGATTTTGGCTGCGGCACAGGCCATAGCTTATTCTTTCTTTCAAAATGGATAGCACCAGAGAGGATTACAGCAATTGATAGGCAATTTTCATGCCTTTATTTAGCAAAGAAATTCTTCTGTAAGGAGGCAAGGTTTATCTGCCTTGATGGAGATTTTTCCCTTCCATTTTCCAATAATACATTTTCTACCATCCTCTCTTTGGATTCATTCCATTTTGTAGAAGCAAAGAAGACCTTATCTTCTGAGTTTATGAGAATATTGAAAGATAATGGCACAATATTTCTCTCCCATCTCCATAACAAAAATAGGGAGAATGCTGTTTTAGGCATTCCACTTGCACCATCTGATTATATCAAGCTATTTAAAAATGTGGAATATAGAACAATCCCAGATTATAAAATAAAGGAATCCCTTTTTGAGGGAAAGCTGGATATTTCTATAAACGAGGATGTGTCTAGTTTTTCCTCCTTTTCCCTTATCCTTTCCAAAAACCCAAAAATCTTTAAGGAATATGCAATAGATATTGTGGAAAATCTTAAAAACCCCATAATAAATCCAATATATAAAACGAAAGAGAAAAAGGCTGGTTTTATTGTAAAAAGAAGGGGGCTAACGGGCTTATATAAAAATGAATATCCCGATGTGGAAAGCTATATCAAGAAAGAGGCATTTATCTACAAGAGGGATATTGAGGCAAGGAAAAGGGAGCTATTTACAAAACTCTTTCTTCTTGATGCACCGGTGGGATATAAATAAAATGCAAAATGCAAAACGAAAAATGCACATACGAAGTATCTTGCGAGCGAAGCGAAGCAAAAATTGTGGTAAGATTTTATAAAAATATAAACCACATTTTTTAGTTTTGCGCTTTTAGTTTTAAGTTTTTTACGATGTTGATAAGAGAGATATTTGAGGATTTTGAGAAAAAAAGGCTCTCTGAATATGCAACCCTATCAAGCAAGAGCATGGGAAGGGAAAAGGAGGAAGAGCCTTGCCCGATAAGGACAATATTCCAGAGGGATAGGGACAGGATAATCCATTCAAGGGCATTTAGGGAGCTTAAATACAAGACACAGGTATTCTTACTTCCCGAGGTAGAATCCATCAGGACAAGGCTTACCCATACGATTGAGGTTGCCCAAATTGCAAGGACAATTGCCAGGGCTTTAAGGCTAAATGAGGATTTAACAGAGGCGATTGCCCTAGGTCATGACTTAGGACACCCTGCATTTGGCCATACAGGCGAGGATGCTTTAAGGGGTGTTTGCCCACTTGGCTTTAACCATTCTGAACAATCTTTAAGGATAGTAGAGGTATTAGAGAAGGATGGAGCTGGATTAAACCTTACCCATGAGGTTTGTGATGGAATATTGAAGCATTCGCTGGGAGAGGATAACCTATTGGCTTATGATTTTAGAAAAACAGGGCCAATTACATTAGAGGGCACCATTGTTCTTTTTTCAGATAAGATTGCCTATATAAACCATGATATTCAGGATGGAGAGGAGGCAGGCCTTATATCAATTGATGACCTTCCAAAGGAAGAGATAGGGCTATTGGGAAGAAAAAGCTCAGAGAGGATAAACAAGATGATAAAGGCTGTTATTACAGAGAGTATGGGAAAGGATTATATATGGATGGAAAAGGAGGTTTTAGAGGCAACAGCAAGCTTAAGAGCATATCTTTACAAAAACCTATATCAACATCCAAAGATACAGGAGGAGGCAGAAAAGGCAAAGAGGGTTATTGAAGAGCTATATTCATATTATATAAGAAATCAGGAGAAGATAAATGAGAAATTCTGGTTTCTTAAAAGCGTACCAATTGAAAGGCTTGTTTGCGATTATATTGTAAGCCTTTCTGATATGTCTGCCCTTAATACATACAAAAGCATATTCTTCCCCATTCCATGGAAGGAAGCGAAATAATTGCGGATTTAAGGTGAATGAATTTTAAAGCACCTGAACACATACAAAGAAAGGTTTATCTAAAACTCAGTAAACTCGGTGGAATAATGAGAAAGATCTAATTTTTCTTGCTCTGGTATCAATCGTATTCCCCATTGTTGCATTGCCAGGGCTCCAAAAAGACTTCTATTGTTCTTTCTTCTTCATCATTCCCAATGTGATCAATAACTATGGCTTCTGCATGAAAAGGCTTTCCTTCAATCTCACCGACTAATACAGCAGCCTTAGATGATATTTTTCTCTCGCCTCCCAATTTGGTATATGTTGGATGAGGAAGGTTTATAGTAGTAAGTTGTGCTGCAACATCAGGAGTAATGTAGGTATTTCGGGATTCTGAATTAAAAAGCGTCCATGCATTCTGTCCCTGGACATTTATTATTTGTCTAATCCTACCCATTCTTCACCTTTTAAAAAGAATATCACATTTTCTAGAAATTTTGCAAGAAAAATCTTTATTTGTTATCAATCTTCCCCCTCTTTAACTTGTCATTTTGCTTGTAAAAGGAGGTAAAGATGATTTAAAATATAGAAAAGGAGGAAAAATGGCAAAAAGGATTTTTGAAACAGCTAAACATATGCAAATAGGAGGAATCCTTAAAGAAAAAAGGGAGGGTATGGGATTAACCCTTGATGAGATAGAAAGGAGGACGCTTATCTCAAAAAGGTATCTTACCTCAATTGAGAATGACGATATATCTGTTTTTCCAAAAATCTCATCTGCCAGCCAGGTAATTAGGGGTTACGCCAGATTTCTTGGTTTTGAAGATTCTGAGATAGCAAACATTATAAAAAATTTCAATCCCAGAACAAGACCTTCAATAATCCTTTTTGGGCCAAATACCCTTATCTATATCATCCTCCTCCTTATCCTCTTTGTCATAGCCATTATTGCTATAAACCTATGAAAAAATTTATTCTGCTTCTTGCCTATGGCTTTGGATTGGGAAAAATGCCCATTATCCCTGCAACATTTGGAACATTGATTGGTGTTTTAATATTTCTCCTTTTAAGCCCCCAAAAAACCGCTTATTTAATTATAACAATGGCAATTACAATTCTGGGCATAAAAATAGCAGATATTGCCGAAGATTCCTCAAAGATAAAGGATGATAGGAGGATAGTCATAGATGAGGTAGCTGGTTTTTTGATAACAATGATTGGGATTTCTAATTCAACCATTAATCTTATTTTAGGATTTTTTATCTTTAGGCTATTAGACATTATAAAACCATTTCCCATTCGCTTAAGCCAAAGGCTTAAAGGTGGTCTTGGAATTATGGCAGATGATATACTAGCAGGAATACTTGGTTGTATTATTCTTAATCTTATTCAACAATATTTATAAGCGGTTATCTGAAATTGCTTTAAAAATTGATAAGGAAAATACACTTGCAAAGGAAATGCTTAAGTAATTATTCCTCCCCAAAGACCTCTGCTTCAAAAACCTCAAATTGGCAATCTTTTTTCCATGCATCAGAAGGCAAACCTGCCTTCAAAGAGAGATGGGTTAATGTCTCCTCCAATGTCCATTTTTGCTCAGGGGCTACCTGGGGAAGAAAAACAGCAGACCTTCCGCTTTTTGAAAGGACAATGCCGTGCTTTCCAAGGATGATCTCTGTATATGTTCCAATCTTTTTTGGTGGCGTTAAAACAGAAAGCTCAATCTTAAGACTGGCAAGCTCTGAATATGTTACTTGGGGAAATCTATAATCAGAAACAGCGGCACTTATTGCATTATCAATAATAGCCTGATACAATGGCTTTATGGGAAGGATATAGCC
This window contains:
- a CDS encoding class I SAM-dependent methyltransferase — its product is MELEGLSCPYCGGELKIIEIEWADGIVKCSCSQWPFLSNILILKKGDETTKAIEYIKKGKPDKAAFLFLMKESKSLFFAWAALHRMSFFTTMGLWGYRFWTEYTRYRFSSPTFLSFIPLTFIIKDMQGEILDFGCGTGHSLFFLSKWIAPERITAIDRQFSCLYLAKKFFCKEARFICLDGDFSLPFSNNTFSTILSLDSFHFVEAKKTLSSEFMRILKDNGTIFLSHLHNKNRENAVLGIPLAPSDYIKLFKNVEYRTIPDYKIKESLFEGKLDISINEDVSSFSSFSLILSKNPKIFKEYAIDIVENLKNPIINPIYKTKEKKAGFIVKRRGLTGLYKNEYPDVESYIKKEAFIYKRDIEARKRELFTKLFLLDAPVGYK
- a CDS encoding deoxyguanosinetriphosphate triphosphohydrolase gives rise to the protein MLIREIFEDFEKKRLSEYATLSSKSMGREKEEEPCPIRTIFQRDRDRIIHSRAFRELKYKTQVFLLPEVESIRTRLTHTIEVAQIARTIARALRLNEDLTEAIALGHDLGHPAFGHTGEDALRGVCPLGFNHSEQSLRIVEVLEKDGAGLNLTHEVCDGILKHSLGEDNLLAYDFRKTGPITLEGTIVLFSDKIAYINHDIQDGEEAGLISIDDLPKEEIGLLGRKSSERINKMIKAVITESMGKDYIWMEKEVLEATASLRAYLYKNLYQHPKIQEEAEKAKRVIEELYSYYIRNQEKINEKFWFLKSVPIERLVCDYIVSLSDMSALNTYKSIFFPIPWKEAK
- a CDS encoding helix-turn-helix domain-containing protein; amino-acid sequence: MAKRIFETAKHMQIGGILKEKREGMGLTLDEIERRTLISKRYLTSIENDDISVFPKISSASQVIRGYARFLGFEDSEIANIIKNFNPRTRPSIILFGPNTLIYIILLLILFVIAIIAINL
- a CDS encoding phosphatidylglycerophosphatase A, giving the protein MKKFILLLAYGFGLGKMPIIPATFGTLIGVLIFLLLSPQKTAYLIITMAITILGIKIADIAEDSSKIKDDRRIVIDEVAGFLITMIGISNSTINLILGFFIFRLLDIIKPFPIRLSQRLKGGLGIMADDILAGILGCIILNLIQQYL